From the Prunus dulcis chromosome 4, ALMONDv2, whole genome shotgun sequence genome, one window contains:
- the LOC117624381 gene encoding probable ubiquitin-conjugating enzyme E2 24 has protein sequence MDMLLSDSDWESFSETGSSEDHEENEYFYGGHASSILSSLEATIGKIDDFLSFERGFIYGDMVCAVRDPSGQMGRVVGINMFVDLEGVNGNMIKYVNSKNLLKIRSISVGDYVVCGPWLGRVDRVVDRVTVVFDDGTECEVTAVDQEKLLPISPNILEDPQYPYYPGQRVQVRLSTASKSTRWLCGNWRENQDEGTVRYVEGGLVYVDWLASVLMGCDTKFPAPPRVLNSKKLTLLSCFSHANWQLGDWCMLPVSDHKAIMEQAFQNASTCELINQHKKSERGFRRRNTNSKFEEIFVIIKTKTKVDVVWQDGSHALGLDSQTLAPVSVVNDHEFWPEQFVQEKSTCDDPHLPSSQRWGVVRGVDAKERTVKVQWKTITAPEANNSEGEQMDEIVSAYELVEHPDYSYCFGDYVFRLVQNQFDEQAAKNYPNTKIGMSEEAALIDENCGGHQDEYTDKCYLSHIGSVTGFRDGAVEVRWATGITSMVAPHEIFRFDKHEGSAGIPAEDDIEDLNRAMIQNEKQPSNLKGKDSLNSDAASKGCKKYTRESSSYFLPQAAIGFFTSIAANLFGSHDSASLSGPSPSVCISEVGNESEISHEKGIVETCDLFTKPHSTAELERFGKKILIEEGKEIEGNSLPHLKANETADQFRQFDMVSDCSDHNFHGASKEFVLSQVKRGWMKKIHQEWSILEKDLPEKIYVRAFEERMDLLRAVIVGAPGTPYHDGLFFFDIYLPPEYPHEPPLVHYRSGGLRVNPNLYESGKVCLSLLNTWAGTGTEVWNPGSSTILQVLLSLQALVLNDKPYFNEAGYDQQVGRTEGEKNSVSYNENAFLMTCKSMLYILQKPPKHFEELVAEHFTRCSQNIVMACKAYMDGAPVGCAVDFQKTDDKHCKGSSTGFKIMLSKLFPKLVEAFCDKGIDCNRFIGPEK, from the exons ATGGATATGCTCCTCAGTGACTCTGATTGGGAGAGTTTTAGTGAGACTGGAAGTAGTGAGGATCACGAGGAAAATGAATATTTCTATGGCGGACATGCCAGTAGCATATTGTCTAGCCTGGAGGCTACCATTGGGAAAATTGATGACTTTCTCTCGTTTGAGAGGGGATTTATATATGGGGACATGGTGTGCGCCGTAAGAGATCCATCTGGACAAATGGGAAGAGTGGTTGGGATCAATATGTTTGTTGATTTGGAGGGTGTTAATGGAAATATGATAAAATATGTGAACTCCAAGAACCTTTTAAAGATCCGGTCCATTTCAGTGGGGGATTATGTTGTTTGTGGTCCATGGCTTGGAAGGGTGGATAGAGTGGTCGACCGTGTTACTGTTGTCTTTGATGATGGGACGGAGTGTGAGGTCACTGCTGTTGATCAAGAGAAGCTCTTACCCATTTCTCCAAACATACTTGAAGATCCACAGTACCCATATTATCCAGGACAGAGAGTGCAGGTCAGGCTTTCAACTGCTTCCAAGTCAACTAGGTGGTTATGCGGTAACTGGAGGGAAAATCAAGATGAGGGAACTGTTCGTTATGTGGAAGGAGGTTTGGTGTATGTTGATTGGCTTGCCTCTGTTCTCATGGGATGTGATACAAAATTTCCTGCTCCTCCACGTGTGCTCAATtcaaaaaagttgactttgtTGTCTTGTTTCTCTCATGCAAACTGGCAACTTGGGGACTGGTGTATGCTTCCAGTTAGTGACCATAAAGCTATCATGGAGCAGGCTTTTCAGAATGCATCTACTTGTGAGCTCATTAACCAGCACAAGAAATCAGAAAGAGGATTCAGGAGAAGAAACactaattcaaaatttgaggAAATCTTTGTTATCATAAAGACAAAGACAAAAGTTGATGTTGTGTGGCAAGATGGTAGCCACGCTTTGGGATTAGATTCACAGACATTAGCTCCAGTAAGTGTTGTAAATGATCATGAATTTTGGCCTGAACAGTTTGTCCAGGAAAAGAGTACTTGTGATGATCCACACTTGCCTAGTAGCCAAAGATGGGGTGTTGTGCGGGGTGTGGATGCAAAGGAAAGGACAGTAAAGGTGCAATGGAAAACTATCACTGCACCTGAAGCAAATAATTCAGAGGGAGAGCAAATGGATGAAATTGTAAGCGCTTATGAACTGGTTGAGCACCCAGATTACTCCTACTGTTTTGGAGATTATGTGTTCAGGTTGGTCCAGAATCAGTTTGATGAACAAGCAGCTAAAAACTATCCAAACACAAAGATTGGCATGAGCGAGGAAGCTGCTCTGATAGACGAGAACTGTGGTGGGCATCAAGACGAGTACACTGATAAATGCTACCTATCTCACATTGGAAGTGTTACGGGCTTCAGAGATGGAGCTGTGGAAGTGAGATGGGCTACTGGTATTACAAGCATG GTGGCCCCTCATGAAATTTTCCGGTTTGACAAACATGAAGGTTCAGCTGGAATCCCTGCAGAAGATGACATTGAGGACTTGAATCGAGCTAtgattcaaaatgaaaaacaaccTTCTAACCTGAAAGGAAAG GATTCATTGAATTCGGATGCTGCCAGTAAAGGTTGCAAAAAGTACACAAGGGAGTCTAGTTCCTATTTCCTTCCTCAAGCTGCTATTGGATTTTTCACAAGCATAGCTGCGAATCTCTTTGGATCCCATGATTCCGCATCACTTTCAGGTCCTTCACCATCAGTCTGTATTTCTGAAGTTGGAAATGAATCTGAGATCTCCCATGAGAAAGGAATAGTGGAAACTTGTGACCTTTTCACTAAGCCACATTCAACGGCTGAGCTGGAaagatttggaaagaaaattttgattgagGAAGGCAAAGAAATTGAGGGGAATAGCCTTCCACATTTAAAAGCCAATGAGACTGCAGATCAGTTCAGGCAATTTGACATGGTTTCTGATTGCTCAGACCACAATTTTCATGGTGCCAGCAAGGAGTTCGTATTATCTCAG GTGAAAAGAGGCTGGATGAAAAAGATTCATCAAGAGTGGAGCATCTTAGAGAAAGATCTTCCTG AAAAAATCTATGTCCGTGCTTTTGAGGAAAGGATGGATCTTCTGCGGGCAGTCATTGTTGGTGCACCTGGAACTCCATATCATGATgggcttttcttctttgacaTTTATCTTCCTCCAGAGTATCCTCATGAACCACCT TTGGTGCACTACAGATCTGGTGGTCTCCGTGTcaaccctaatttgtatgagTCTGGAAAGGTCTGTCTCAGTCTTCTTAACACATGGGCGGGTACGGGCACTGAAGTTTGGAATCCAGGGAGCTCCACCATTCTTCAAGTTCTTCTCTCCCTTCAAGCCCTTGTGCTTAACGACAAGCCATATTTCAATGAAGCTGGATATGATCAGCAGGTGGGAAGAACTGAGGGAGAGAAAAACTCAGTAAGCTATAATGAAAATGCCTTCCTCATGACTTGCAAGTCCATGCTGTACATACTCCAAAAGCCACCTAAG CATTTCGAGGAGCTTGTGGCGGAACACTTCACTCGGTGCTCCCAAAATATTGTAATGGCTTGCAAGGCGTATATGGATGGGGCTCCGGTGGGGTGTGCTGTTGATTTTCAGAAAACGGATGATAAACATTGTAAGGGAAGCTCTACTGGGTTCAAAATTATGCTATCCAAGCTCTTTCCGAAATTGGTAGAGGCTTTCTGTGATAAGGGAATTGATTGCAACCGGTTCATTGGGCCAGAGAAATGA
- the LOC117625136 gene encoding uncharacterized protein LOC117625136: protein MESNSSSSSSAPLHKSRVRVHTISPTRSLLLFFFLFFCINFTTTASNSITQSSDSETLYSKHCNDVVPKSDTDPTRWFVTNLSIQDIGFRNGYFTGGDQLFKQNLKTSEVDDLKALSFVPSDVGKTLTEGVFKVRATLHLRDYSIFHNSTRRNLRLVYFKGPRSHFRKGLLNFRLDGYYSESSKKLCMVGNGGSGNLRPLSVVLKLNYPRSSSIYDSLITGTLESLSDKHDRDYFEPLLMLGLYQSSSYEYKLAGKDSENGCLRGDDRGENLDVGKSKRGLCMLLGKLHESFELEYGSDCGSVNCNPLGGNAGYVSSFVYYGTRCADGRKMQMLLGFPNSSYYGIKFPFDPHTTFITEGAWDEKENRLCAVACRILNFTESLTYAFVGDCSTKFSLRLPTKLSLWNRSTVVGEMWSIKEVNDSGYFAKIGFHTLSGWLMKLLDFKYEYSENDDMRKTCAEKKAGRGKGKIYPDEFSVDMKFGMTVRNSKGQQASGYSSPLFVEDERVYGRRFWDKLPQTESSMQLNQSHTHSSPMNVSYKLFFISDFGFRHDVFPSKAELSAEGIYDRDYGNLCMIGCRHVPVKNKTLIKQDMLDCAIKIIVQFSPLDTKDGQNVKGTIESTRGKLDPLYFEPIEFSSNSIYTSQAAASISRIDFEISMVLISNTLACVFVGLQLLFVKKHPDVLPFVSIVMLIVLSLGYMIPLLVNFEALFVPNKHHSQQDTFLGTGGWLQVNEVVVRVLMMVSLLLQLRLLQLTWSSRQGHGNQKSLRDSERKVLYATLPLYIAGALIVWFVNLRKNAYQRSHRPFQRPHRMAYRVSTLHHLAYQQHSLREDLSSYAGLVLDGFLLPQILFNLFLNSGEKTLACAFYLGTTVIRLLPHAYDLYRAQTGTWFLDLSYIYANHKIDFYSTAWNIIIPCGGLLFAAIIFLQQRFGGRFILPKRFRQTSVYEKVPVISNEEL from the coding sequence ATGGAGTCCaattcttcatcatcttcttcggCTCCATTGCATAAATCTAGGGTTAGGGTTCATACAATTTCGCCAACGAGGTCACTCCTCttattcttcttccttttcttctgcatcaatttcaccaccactgcCTCAAACTCCATAACCCAAAGCTCAGATTCTGAAACCTTATACTCCAAACACTGCAACGACGTCGTGCCGAAGTCGGACACAGACCCCACCAGGTGGTTTGTCACCAACCTCTCCATCCAAGACATTGGCTTCAGGAACGGTTACTTCACCGGCGGCGATCAGCTTTTCAAGCAAAACCTGAAAACTAGCGAGGTCGATGACCTGAAAGCTCTGTCCTTTGTGCCCTCTGATGTGGGTAAAACCCTCACCGAAGGCGTTTTCAAAGTCAGGGCAACCTTGCATCTTCGAGACTACTCCATCTTCCACAATTCTACGCGTCGGAATTTGCGGTTGGTTTATTTCAAAGGTCCGAGAAGCCATTTTCGGAAGGGCTTACTGAACTTTAGGCTTGATGGGTACTACTCAGAATCTTCTAAGAAGCTTTGTATGGTTGGAAATGGCGGGTCAGGTAATTTGAGGCCTCTTAGTGTTGTTCTTAAGCTTAATTATCCGCGAAGTTCAAGTATTTATGACAGTTTAATTACTGGGACTTTAGAGAGTTTGAGTGATAAGCATGATAGGGATTATTTTGAACCCCTTTTGATGTTGGGTTTATATCAGAGTTCTAGTTATGAATATAAATTAGCTGGGAAAGATAGTGAGAATGGTTGTTTGCGTGGTGACGATAGAGGAGAGAATTTAGATGTGGGCAAATCGAAGCGTGGTTTGTGTATGTTGCTTGGTAAACTacatgaaagctttgaattggAATATGGAAGTGATTGTGGCAGTGTGAATTGCAATCCTCTTGGTGGGAATGCTGGATATGtatcttcttttgtttattatgGAACTCGGTGTGCAGATGGGAGGAAAATGCAGATGTTGTTGGGTTTTCCCAACTCTAGCTATTATGGCATCAAATTTCCGTTTGACCCTCACACAACCTTCATTACTGAAGGGGCATGGGATGAGAAGGAGAATCGTCTGTGTGCTGTTGCATGCcggattttgaattttacaGAATCTTTGACTTATGCTTTTGTTGGAGATTGCTCAACTAAATTCAGCTTGAGATTGCCAACAAAGTTGTCTTTATGGAATAGGTCTACTGTTGTGGGGGAAATGTGGAGCATCAAAGAAGTGAATGACTCAGGTTACTTTGCTAAAATTGGGTTTCACACTTTGTCGGGATGGTTGATGAAACTCTTAGATTTCAAATATGAGTATTCTGAGAATGATGATATGAGAAAAACATGTGCAGAAAAGAAGGCTGGGAGAGGCAAAGGAAAGATATACCCTGATGAGTTTTCAGTGGACATGAAATTTGGCATGACAGTGAGAAACAGTAAAGGACAACAAGCATCTGGTTATTCATCCCCTTTATTTGTGGAGGATGAGCGGGTTTATGGACGCCGGTTTTGGGATAAATTGCCGCAAACAGAATCATCAATGCAACTGAACCAAAGCCATACCCATAGCAGTCCGATGAACGTCAGCTATAAGTTGTTCTTCATATCTGATTTTGGTTTTCGTCATGATGTTTTCCCATCTAAAGCAGAACTATCTGCTGAAGGAATATATGATAGGGATTATGGTAATCTGTGCATGATAGGATGTAGGCATGTAccagtgaaaaataaaacattgatTAAACAGGATATGTTAGACTGTGCTATTAAAATCATTGTACAGTTTTCTCCAttggatacaaaggatggccAGAATGTCAAGGGAACTATTGAAAGCACAAGGGGAAAGTTAGACCCTCTTTATTTTGAACCTATTGAGTTTTCTTCGAATTCTATTTACACTAGCCAAGCTGCAGCATCCATTTCAAGAATCGACTTTGAGATCAGTATGGTTCTGATTTCCAACACCCTTGCATGTGTCTTTGTGGGCTTGCAGCTATTATTCGTGAAGAAGCACCCAGATGTTCTCCCATTTGTTTCGATTGTAATGCTTATTGTTCTTAGTCTGGGATACATGATTCCACTTCTGGTCAACTTTGAAGCATTGTTTGTGCCAAATAAACACCACAGCCAGCAGGATACTTTTCTTGGGACTGGTGGATGGCTTCAAGTGAATGAAGTAGTAGTCAGGGTGTTAATGATGGTATCTCTCCTTTTGCAGCTACGTCTTCTCCAACTGACGTGGTCCTCAAGACAAGGTCATGGAAACCAGAAGAGCTTGAGAGATTCTGAGAGGAAGGTTCTTTATGCAACTTTACCATTGTACATAGCTGGTGCACTGATTGTTTGGTTTGTGAACCTACGGAAAAACGCTTACCAGAGATCACACAGGCCATTTCAAAGACCACACCGCATGGCCTACCGAGTGTCTACCCTCCACCATCTTGCTTACCAGCAGCACTCTCTCCGGGAGGATCTCAGCTCTTATGCCGGCCTCGTACTGGATGGTTTTTTGCTCCCACAGATATTGTTCAACTTATTCTTAAATTCAGGAGAAAAGACTCTGGCGTGCGCATTTTACCTTGGAACCACCGTAATTCGTCTGCTGCCTCATGCATATGATCTTTACAGAGCTCAGACTGGTACATGGTTCCTTGACTTATCGTATATTTATGCAAACcataaaatagatttttacTCCACTGCCTGGAATATCATCATCCCCTGTGGTGGTCTGCTGTTTGCTGCCATTATTTTCTTGCAGCAGAGATTTGGTGGTCGTTTCATTCTTCCCAAAAGATTTAGACAGACTTCTGTATATGAGAAAGTCCCTGTCATCAGCAATGAGGAATTATGA